TTCGGCCCGCCGTCTCAGCGTCGAGATGGTCAGTACGGATGTGTTCGATCCATCTGTGCTCGCTGCATCGCTCGAGACGCTCTCGGGCGACTACGACGGCGTTGCCGTGGTGGCGCTGGATCATCCCGGCGTTCGCGCTGCGATCAACGATCTCGTCGATGCCGGCACCAAGGTGGTGACGCTGGTCTCGGATGTGCCGTCGTCGCGCCGCCACCATTATGTCGGCATCGACAACATCGCCGCGGGCCGCACCGCCGGCGCGCTGGTCGGGCGGCTGGTCGGCCAAAAGTCAGGCAAGATCGCCATCATCGCGGGATCGCAGGGCCTGCGCGACCATGCCGAGCGCATTTTTGGCTTCAATCAGGTGATGGCGTCGGAATTTTCGCACCTCGACATATTGCCTCTGCTCGAGGGGCGCGACGAGGACGACCGCTCCGAGCAGCTGATATCGCGGCTGCTCGGCAAGCATCCTGACATCATCGGCCTCTACAACGTGGGCGCCGGCACGCAAGGCGTGGCCAAGGCCCTGACCGAGGGGGGCCGCGAGAAGCAGATCTTGTTCATCGCCCATGATCTCACGGCGATGACGCGAAAGCTGTTGCTGCAAGGCACGCTGGATGTCGCGATCTCGCAGAACCCGGGGCACGAGGCGCGCGCCGCGGTGCGTGTGCTGCTGTCGCTTGCGCGTAACGAGCCGATCTTGAGTGAACAGGAGAATATCCGCATCGACATCTTGATGCGGGACAATCTGCCGTAGCCGCAAGGCGCGCGGTGCTGTGTGTTTTGAAGTGAGTGAGTGCGGAAAGCGCGACGTCAGTTCGTGCACCGCGGCAGTGTGATCCGGAAAAGCGTGCATCGGTTTTCAGAACAGATCGCGCCCAAACGAAGAGGGAGGGACGAGCTTGTATCTCGGAATTGACATCGGCACGTCCGGCGTGAAGGCGGTGCTCGTGAGCGAAGCCGGCGCGGTCGTCGCGACGGCAGCGCGCGAGCTTGCGCTGTCGCACCCCGCGCCGTTGTGGTCCGAGCAGGATCCCGACGCCTGGGTCGATGCGGCGATCGGCGCGGTCGACGATCTCGCGCGCCAGCATCCGCGCGAGGTCG
This portion of the Bradyrhizobium diazoefficiens genome encodes:
- a CDS encoding LacI family DNA-binding transcriptional regulator — encoded protein: MSEDTVSAALTLKDIAREAGVSLATVDRVLHKRPGVRPDTVRRVQETIARNAFQPHVAAAELARGRTRRFAFVMPSGANPFMQQIEAYLGEMSAWLSARRLSVEMVSTDVFDPSVLAASLETLSGDYDGVAVVALDHPGVRAAINDLVDAGTKVVTLVSDVPSSRRHHYVGIDNIAAGRTAGALVGRLVGQKSGKIAIIAGSQGLRDHAERIFGFNQVMASEFSHLDILPLLEGRDEDDRSEQLISRLLGKHPDIIGLYNVGAGTQGVAKALTEGGREKQILFIAHDLTAMTRKLLLQGTLDVAISQNPGHEARAAVRVLLSLARNEPILSEQENIRIDILMRDNLP